The following is a genomic window from Oncorhynchus masou masou isolate Uvic2021 chromosome 6, UVic_Omas_1.1, whole genome shotgun sequence.
GAATTGTGAACGCAACACAAACAATTAATTTAGTACTCAGCCAGGCAATCCAAACCCTATTGTAAAATGTCTAGGTGTATACTCAGGTATTTATTATTGACCTTCATCCTACTTTCCCTCTGCTCTAGATGTTCATCCAGACCACCACCCTGACGGTGTCCATGAGCCTGAGTGCCACTGTGTCCCTGGGCATGTTGTACGTCCCTAAGGTCTATGTCATCATCTTCCAACCGGAGCAGAACGTACAGAAACGCAAGCGCAGCTCCAAGGCTGTGGCTTCCACAGTGACCTCACAACTCTCCCAGAAAGACGACAAGCAGAACGGAGAGTCCAAAAGTAGTGCCATAGTGCCTGACCGATCACAGTGAGTAAAGCACCGGCGGTATCCACTGATCCCTCACCTGTGCTACCTTATGTATTCACAATGATCTCGAAACAGATTAGTGTTCATTTTTCACTAAAACAATTGGTAATTGTCTCTCTCTTCAATCACTTTAGATAATCCAGCTGGAAACCAGAGATGAATACGACACCTGGCACCTAACAGACGACAGCTTATAATGGTCTCCCTTGGCAAAGCACTCCCTCACATGCAGAGAGGGGGCTCCCGaatggcgcagcagtctaaggcatcactacagaccctggttcgattccaggctgtatcacaactggctgtgattgggagtcccatagggcggcgcacaattggcctagcgtcgtccggcttagggtttggccagggtaggccgtcattgtaaataagaatttgttcttaactgacttgcctagttaaataaaggttaagtaaaattcaaataaataaataaaaggagCCAGTTTTTGATCAGTGGTGAAGGCTACATTGTCTCATGGGTGGAATGGAAATAAAGGAAAATGGAGATGCTACCTTTTCTGTAATTTGAAATACACACTCACTGACTCGCCACAGATGCTGTGACCTGACTGTAAATGGAACAGTCGACGCATTGGATCATCCTGGATCATACTGAAtcctgaacagaacagaacacaatgAACCTTGTGGACAGCTTTGCTAGATTTCAGGACAAAGTCTCCTTTTACATTAGGATATGTCTCAGCGACCATGGCAATGAATTAGTTCTCTTTGATTTCTCTCAGGACAATTAGTTGGATCAATAGTGAATAAAATGTTAAACATTTTCCTGACTGGAGGACCTAAAGTCGGATCCTTTGAGAACAAGCTTTGTTGTTTACGTGATTTATCAGCACTGCATGGGTTGTGAGTTTGTGTGTACATTATACGAATGTTTCCACAGAACTGTTTGTATGGGTGTCACAACTTTGACGCGTGGTTATATTTTACTGATTACACTGGAAGGAACTAGCTTCTCTATGCACCACTTTATCCTGGAGTAACTAGTGTTGGGTTCTTGAATGACATAGTGATAAAGAGAAACAACTGTAGGGAATTCTGATTACTGACATCAATACTGCCAGATCTCATGTAAGGTACCATTTTAATATTATAACATTTTCTGttatgctttggtttagtttgcTGTTAATTGCTTTAGCAGTAATACCTTCTATACGATGCTACTTTCTAAATTGAGAAGCAGTGGTTCTGAACAGGATATTGTGTTCTGAGACAATTGTTGTtagaatcacaacaacacatgGTAGACACTAGACAGCAACGTATGGCATTTCCGTAGATTGTTCCTAATTTCTTTATAGTGCTGCTGGTGTTGCGGTTGTGAGAACAGTTGATGGTAACACTTGAGTTCACTGAGAATATCACTGGTTTTAGCATCAATGATCACTTGTGTTCTCCAATATTGTGCCATTAAATCACTCTTTTGTGTTCTCAAAATGTATGTTACAAGTTTCCCTTAAAATAAAATTACTGTATCATTTAAATTATGTAAACTTATTTGAAAATGAATACTTTTGCACTGTAATGGTACACAAAATGACGGCAGCCCAGTTCAGGTCACACTCCAAGCAGTCCTACATCGCATGATTGTAGCATTCACTCTGTTCTTGAGCGGTATTGCTTCTGATTTTGTCAGAACACAATGCAGTGGATGCGGCACAGTTTCCATTAAGTTATTTGCAGTAAGATTCTTTTTTGGCTTGGCTGGGATTATGCTCAAGTTCAGGAAACAAAGTTTTTAATtcagaaaaataataattttaactTAAAAATACTGTGAAAacgaaaaatatagataaaaCCCAATAATTCCACCTTCGTACTATTGCACTTCTGTAACTGTAGCCATTGTGAGGCTGGCATCATCcgtacactgccccctgctggagattTATTAAAAATGTACGGTAAAACAGCAACGTGCTGGCAAAGAAACTTAATTAACCATTCTGTAGCATGGAGAGTGGACTGTGGGACACATTACTGGACCATGCGGTGGAGAGGACGTCTCTGCTACAGTATCATAGCGAGATGCATAGTGTGGaaacttaaaaaaataataacataCATTAACACAGCCCACTCAAGTTAAGGAAACGATAGTTTATTATTTCACAAACATAAGAGATCTTACACAATAATCACAAGTAAAAGTATGTATGTATCTAAAATAAATAGCACTAAAAGACAAGAGGATGATGTTCTGGGGAAGTGGGAAACAAATATTCAATACAGTGCTGTATTACAATATTCGGACAGTGTTAGTAAAACAATAAATGTTCAAGTGCGAAAGAGATTTTTTTTGTAATGTGCAACAGTCAAATGGCTGACATTTCACAGATGCTCACAATACAGGAAAGTTCCCAGAATAACTCTGTACCGCACACTTAATTACAATTAGATAAAATACCTCAAAAACAAGATTACTACACAGTTTCATGATGAGACAAAAGAAGTTTCAATACACCAAAACAAATATTCTACACCAAACCATCTGCTGTGCCCATTCATGCCCAAAGCCTCGAGCAAGCCCTCAAGTAAGAAGTGCAAACCAAAGTAGACCATAGTCCTTTTATTGGACCGGTAAACCTATTCAGGTTGCTCCTCCCTCGATTGTTCCAGACCGGCTGGCCCCTAGTGTCAGAGGTGCATCTGACACGTCTGTATTAGTCAGGGATGGACAGGTCATAGGTCACTCCAGATAACTGTCCAGAGTAAGACAGGTGGAGATCTTGGGAGGAGCTGGTCGGGAAACCTTTTTTCTCTTTGCCTTCATCACGAGCGGGCGAATATCTGACAAAGGAGACTGGTGTGGGTGGCCGAATTAAGGAAAATGGCATTCCATAACAAATGGCATTTTCCTGTTCCTCCCTGATTGTTTCCTATGAGATTAGTTACAGTAATGTATAACAGACATTTATCAATAGACATCACATAGGATATAATACAGTCACAATATGTACTTCAACACCTGCTTCAATGAGAAATACCAGTCAGGAAACCTGAATTGTACAGTTTAAGAAAAGGATACAGGTTGGAAGAATTTGGTTCTCCCTCCAAGTCCATCATAACCACTTCTGACCTGGAATATGAGTCATACATGTTGTTATTTCATTGACAGGAACAAGACAGGGAAGCAAGTGCAATTGTGGGTCATGTTTTGGAAGTCATTAGGTGGAATGCACTGTACTTCACTGTAATTGAAGGTGTGAAAATGTGGAACAGGTTCATAGTAAGAAAAACACCAGAACAATCATACAGTAACTGTAGTGTTGTGAGGGAAAGAGAATAGAGTCAGGTTACTTACAGCTCCCAGTTTACTCCTCTGGGGGTCCAGCATGCTACCAAAGGTCTTCTTCCTGAACAGAATGGAGTTACGGAAGAATGTACCCATTGgcacctcctcctctctggccTGGGAGAATTCATAAACACAGAAGCTTATGGCATGCCATGCACACTAAAGTACAACACGTCTAGCTTTAAAATGTATCCAAAGCAATGTGGTCATCACAAAGTCAGTACATGTGGTGCATGTGTTAAGTGAACCCTTGGAAGTGGTAAAATACCTTGCTTCCAAACGAGGCGCTGTCACGGTGTTTGGTTGGCGAGGACGACAACCTGAGAAAGAAGGAACATAAGATAAATATGATCAATACTTCAGAAACGTTTAACAAATAAGTGTCAGGAGCATGTGTCCCTCGTCAATGACACACTGTAGAGTGAGACTCACGTGGCTGGATCCAGACGCATCTTTTTGGATGGGACCTGTGACGCCCTCTTATCCACCAGGTCAGGTGTGGTGATGTCAAAGGTCATGTTAAGGTCAATGTCCTCACTGTTGGCAGGCTGGTGGAGACGGGGCTGTTGCAGCTGCACTGGGGCAGGGCTGAAAGACAAGGGGGAAAGACCCCAATCAGTGACTAACACCAGATCTACCAAGAAGGTATCTATATACTAAGTAGCACGCGCTGTGTAGAAAATCGATTGGTGAAGTGACAAACCTCTCGAAGACTAGTCGGCTCAAGGCTTCGTTAGTGCGGGTTGGTGTGCTCAGGgtcttttgaagaatctcaacttTTTTCTTCAGACTCTAACAGTGTTAAAAACACAAAATAGTGGAATAGTAAACTCATATTTTCAAATACATTAGTATTTTTAATTACCCAAGTATAACATAGCTTTGCAAATTGTATAGTGCTCATCATTTACAGAATTGAGGGCTCCTTACAGTGATCTCTTTGTCTGCATTGGTCAAGTCATTTTGGACAGCTTTCATGTCATCATTGGTCCTGTTCATCTCCATTGTGGCTTTCTGCAACTACAGAGATATGAGAAACTGTGTCAGTCTCAGATTGGAAGTAGGTGAGACATCCCACATTATCACAGAACAATTAAATTAATGTgtttctaaaaatatatatatatattgttacaTGTATTACCTTGTTGTTTGAAGCAAACACCTCCCTTTTGAGCTTTTCAGACATTTCATTTGAATATCTGAGGCTCCCTTTTAGGTTCTCATACTCTCTGCAAAGGATAATAGGAATTACTTGATAAATATCCTTACAAAACACTGTTGCCCTGACAGTGTAAACTGAGAAtggaaaacattaagaacacatgctctttccatgacagactgaccaggtgaaagctatgatcccttattgatatcacttaaatcagtgtagatgaaggggaggagcctgattaaagaagggtttttaagccttgagaccactaaggcatggattgtgtatgtgtgccattctgagggtgaatggacaagacaaaacatttaagtgcctttgaacggggtatggtagcagGTGTCAGAcgcaagaactgcaacgctgctgtgtttttcaagctcaacagtttcctgtgtgtatgaagaatggtccaccccccaaaggacatccagctaacttgacacaactatgggaagcattggagtcaacatgggccagcatccatgtggaacgcttgacaccttgtagagtccattccctgatgaattgaggctgttctgagggcaagggAGGGATGCAACTTGATATTAGGAAGGCGTtcctaatgtttgctatactcagtgtataatgtAAATGTTTGACATTACTTACTTCTTGAGAGAGATGCAGTAGATGGAGAGCTCCTCCATGGCAGCCTGGCCAACACCCATGTCACTGATCATGGATTCCACCTCAGCCCTCTGACCCTGTAACACCACATCCAGACTGGGAAggacaaggacacacacacacacacacacacacacacacacacacacacacacacacacacacacacacacacacacactagtaaaATATACAAGCCAGCACAGTATGGTTTGGGTTGGCACAAAAGTCAGAAAATTATTATTGTGCGAGTCTGTGGGCTACCTCTCATATGTTTTCATTTTGGTCCTGAGTCGTCGGGCCTCCTCCTTAGCAGCCTGAGTCTCACTCTGCTGGTTCTCCAGGTATTTCATCTGTTTCTGAAAGTTCCAAAACCCTCAAAATGTTAGAGAGATGTCAGGTAGAAAGGAGCATGTAAATACATTTGGCTTTATGTTTGACAACTTAACATCCTACCCTGAGAACTGAGCAGAGCATATCTTTCTCGCCAATCTCCTTCCTAACAATGTCCAGGTCTTTCTTCTGCCTGTCCACAGTCTCCTTCAAGCCCTCTACCATCTTCAGTCTgtccctccagtctctctctgaggatAGAAATACAAGTCAATGTTTCAGCCGTCCAAATGCCCAAAACTGTTACACCATCATAATAACACGTGGTCTCAAAGCAAGCATCAGTTGTGTTCACTGGCCTCTTACCTTTGGTACTTAAAACAGCTTTCATTCTATCGAGCTCGTTCTGCAGAAGAAAAAATGAAACACAGAATGAGCGATATCATACAATAATATCCCAAATTCACACCATGACAATGTTCTATTCAATGTTGCCACAACGTGAGTCAAGATGGTAGTCCTCCTGGTGTAGGCCTACCTGCAAACACTCTGGATCCGCAGAGgatccctctccttcaccaccaatGTCAAAGAACAACTTGTTGATAATGTGTCTGGTGCTAACCTGAGGGGAGAGTCCAGACAAAGataaaaatgtagaaaaagtattTGTAGGGTTATTTTGAGATGAATGGGATTGATGTAACGGGTACAGAATGAGACACCAGTGTTCAGAAGGGGTCAGCAGTATAGCAAGTTAGTCCTacctgttttctacattgtggacATGTCTTGTTGGGGGCAGTCTGAAACCACTGAAGAAGACTGTAAGCAGAGGAAAGAGTGAAAAGTTGCACACAACTGACATTTAACAATAGCTAGACTATTAAATTTGGCTAGGGCCACAAGTACTGGCTAGTCAAACTATTTCCTTAATGTAGATACTGATTCATCTGACAGTCATTGGTACCTCACCATTCATAGTGGAAGGTGTGCCCACAGTGGATGGCAGCCACATCTCTGGAGTGATCGAAGAAATCTGAACAGATGGTACAGTAAGCACGAATAGGCATTTTTGAAGACCACCCTGTCAAGAAAAAAACTAGTTATCATGTTTGTGTTCAACATAGTCATGTTTGCTGGTTCTAATGTTGATATCAGCTACCGGTAgctaaattgctagctagctagctttgttaTTATTGCCAATAGTTATCTAGCCATTAGTTAGCAACCTAGCTAGCCGGCTAGATCGCGTTAGCCAACTAGATAGCTGTTAACCCTCATTGTCACCTACGATACAGCAGGCTGTGTTGCATACATTCGCCCGTATTTACCTTAAAGCTATCGAGTATTTGTTACATTAATACGTATATTATTCATTGCAGTTCAAATAACTATGAAATCATGTTTACGCCTAGCTAGCACGCACAACACTCGCGCGGCGCAGTTCGAACGTAAAAGTCCCCGCCCCTTGCGTGTACGTAATCATCTAAATGGTACTTTCAGATATCTTCCACAAGATTCAATGATAGCGAAACAACTGGGGCGTATTCATTACgacgattctgttgcaaaacgtttcttgAACTGAACGAAACGGGGAGGGGCATATCTGAATTTGTCGAAAATAAACtagtttctgttgcaaaacgaaACTGTGTACTATGATTGCACCCCTGTACCATCTCTGGCAGGAAATT
Proteins encoded in this region:
- the LOC135542149 gene encoding E3 ubiquitin-protein ligase TRAIP-like, giving the protein MPIRAYCTICSDFFDHSRDVAAIHCGHTFHYECLLQWFQTAPNKTCPQCRKQVSTRHIINKLFFDIGGEGEGSSADPECLQNELDRMKAVLSTKERDWRDRLKMVEGLKETVDRQKKDLDIVRKEIGEKDMLCSVLRKQMKYLENQQSETQAAKEEARRLRTKMKTYESLDVVLQGQRAEVESMISDMGVGQAAMEELSIYCISLKKEYENLKGSLRYSNEMSEKLKREVFASNNKLQKATMEMNRTNDDMKAVQNDLTNADKEITSLKKKVEILQKTLSTPTRTNEALSRLVFESPAPVQLQQPRLHQPANSEDIDLNMTFDITTPDLVDKRASQVPSKKMRLDPATLSSSPTKHRDSASFGSKAREEEVPMGTFFRNSILFRKKTFGSMLDPQRSKLGAVRSGYDGLGGRTKFFQPSPLSDIRPLVMKAKRKKVSRPAPPKISTCLTLDSYLE